One Bradyrhizobium zhanjiangense DNA segment encodes these proteins:
- a CDS encoding benzoate-CoA ligase family protein, with translation MANAAKVPGSCDGNTATAHVDTFARQHLPPRELWPEFIFTRPELRYPTRLNCVSYFLDRWVEQGHGDAPCVISPAVSYTYRELQALVNRIANVLVGKLGLVTGGRVLLRSANNPMMVATYLAVIKAGGIVVATMPLLRAKELSYPIQKAEITLALCDGKLSEEMEKAKAAAPAFKHVVYWGNGAPDSLEALIADASPEFRAVDTASDDVCLIAFTSGTTGDPKGTMHFHRDMLAVCDGYARNILRAEQKDRFVGSAPLAFTFGFGGVLFPMHIGASFVVLEKTTPDDILNAIEQYKTTVCFTAPTAYRAMLGKLAGRDISSLRKCVSAGETLPKPTFEAWLKATGIKLMDGIGSTELLHIFISATEEEIRPGATGKPVPGYEAKIVDDAGNDVPPGTMGRLAVRGPTGCRYLADERQRKYVQNGWNITGDTYLMDSDGYFWYQSRSDDMIVSAGYNIAGTDVEAALLTHPSVVECGVVGAPDEARGMIVKAYVVAAPGVTPDAQLVAELQEHVKREIAPYKYPRAIEFVTQLPKTETGKLKRFALRQLAQAAATSSGVAAE, from the coding sequence ATGGCCAACGCCGCCAAGGTTCCGGGCTCGTGTGACGGCAATACTGCGACGGCCCATGTCGATACGTTCGCGCGGCAACATCTGCCGCCGCGCGAGCTCTGGCCCGAATTCATCTTCACGCGGCCGGAGCTGCGCTACCCAACGCGATTGAACTGCGTCAGCTATTTCCTCGATCGCTGGGTCGAGCAAGGCCACGGCGATGCGCCTTGCGTCATCAGTCCTGCGGTCAGCTACACCTATCGCGAGCTGCAAGCCCTGGTGAACCGCATCGCCAATGTGCTGGTCGGCAAGCTGGGTCTCGTGACCGGCGGGCGCGTGCTGCTGCGCTCGGCCAACAATCCGATGATGGTCGCGACCTATCTCGCAGTCATCAAGGCCGGCGGCATCGTCGTGGCGACCATGCCGCTGCTGCGCGCCAAGGAGCTGTCCTATCCGATCCAGAAGGCGGAGATCACGCTCGCGCTGTGTGACGGAAAGCTCTCCGAGGAGATGGAGAAGGCGAAAGCCGCGGCACCCGCCTTCAAGCACGTGGTCTATTGGGGCAATGGCGCCCCCGATTCGCTCGAAGCGCTGATCGCGGATGCGAGCCCGGAGTTCAGGGCTGTCGATACCGCGTCCGACGACGTCTGCCTGATCGCCTTCACGTCGGGCACGACAGGCGATCCCAAGGGCACCATGCATTTCCACCGGGACATGCTGGCGGTCTGCGACGGCTACGCGCGCAATATCTTGCGCGCCGAGCAGAAGGATCGCTTCGTCGGCTCGGCACCGCTCGCCTTCACCTTCGGCTTCGGCGGTGTGTTGTTTCCGATGCATATTGGCGCCTCCTTCGTGGTGCTGGAGAAGACGACGCCGGACGACATTCTGAATGCGATCGAGCAGTACAAGACCACGGTCTGCTTCACCGCACCAACCGCATACCGGGCCATGCTCGGCAAGCTCGCGGGCCGTGACATTTCCTCGCTTCGCAAATGCGTCTCCGCGGGCGAGACGCTGCCCAAGCCGACATTCGAGGCCTGGTTGAAGGCCACCGGCATCAAGCTGATGGATGGCATCGGTTCGACCGAACTGCTGCACATCTTCATCAGCGCGACCGAGGAGGAGATTCGCCCCGGCGCGACCGGCAAGCCGGTGCCGGGCTATGAGGCCAAGATCGTCGACGATGCCGGCAACGACGTGCCGCCGGGCACGATGGGCCGACTGGCGGTACGTGGGCCGACCGGCTGCCGTTATCTCGCCGACGAGCGGCAACGGAAATACGTCCAGAACGGCTGGAACATCACCGGCGACACCTATCTGATGGATAGCGACGGCTATTTCTGGTACCAGTCGCGCTCGGACGACATGATCGTCTCGGCCGGCTACAATATCGCAGGCACGGATGTCGAGGCAGCGCTGCTCACGCATCCGTCCGTCGTCGAATGCGGGGTCGTCGGTGCGCCGGACGAGGCACGCGGCATGATCGTGAAGGCCTATGTCGTCGCCGCGCCCGGTGTGACGCCCGACGCGCAGCTCGTGGCCGAGTTGCAGGAACATGTCAAACGCGAGATCGCGCCGTACAAATATCCGCGCGCGATCGAATTCGTGACGCAATTGCCGAAGACCGAGACTGGCAAGTTGAAGCGTTTTGCCCTGCGTCAGCTGGCGCAGGCTGCAGCGACGTCCTCAGGCGTCGCTGCGGAATGA
- a CDS encoding RidA family protein has translation MTTPKSPQLAVLPTAAEHETRSRAQILQPSGWPMPKGYANGMAADGRIVVTGGVIGWDAEERLADGFVAQVRQTLSNIAEILAEAGARPEHLVRLTWYVVDMDEYLANLKELGRVYRDVFGAHYPAMALVQVVRLVEKAARVEIEATAVIPR, from the coding sequence GTGACGACGCCAAAAAGCCCGCAGCTCGCGGTGCTGCCGACTGCAGCCGAGCACGAAACCCGCTCCCGCGCGCAAATCCTCCAGCCGTCCGGCTGGCCAATGCCGAAGGGTTATGCCAACGGCATGGCTGCCGATGGGCGGATCGTCGTCACCGGCGGAGTGATCGGCTGGGATGCCGAAGAGCGTCTCGCGGACGGCTTCGTCGCGCAGGTGCGCCAGACCCTGAGCAACATCGCCGAAATCCTGGCCGAAGCGGGCGCCCGGCCCGAACACCTCGTGCGTCTGACCTGGTATGTCGTCGACATGGACGAGTACCTGGCAAATCTGAAGGAGCTGGGCAGGGTCTACCGCGACGTCTTCGGAGCGCACTATCCTGCGATGGCGCTGGTCCAGGTGGTCCGGCTCGTCGAGAAGGCGGCGCGCGTCGAAATCGAGGCCACCGCCGTCATTCCTCGCTGA
- a CDS encoding CBS domain-containing protein encodes MRAHQIMTRSVISVTPDTSIVEAANIMLKRHVSGLTVVDDTGKLVGVVSEGDFIRRSEIGTGRKRGRWLRFILGAGKSASDFVHEHGRKVSEVMTASVVTITEDTALAEIVDLMERNNVKRLPVVRGDKVVGIVSRANLLQAVAGLAREVPDPTADDDHIRSRIIDTMEKNDWCPFGLNVIVRDGIVHLSGVITEERARQAAIVAAENVEGVKTVHDHLCWVDTMSGVYLNSPEDDELAKAS; translated from the coding sequence ATGCGCGCCCACCAGATCATGACCCGGTCGGTCATTTCGGTTACTCCTGACACCAGCATCGTCGAGGCGGCGAACATCATGCTGAAGCGGCATGTCAGCGGTCTCACGGTCGTCGACGATACCGGCAAGCTGGTCGGCGTCGTCTCGGAAGGAGATTTCATCCGCCGCAGCGAAATTGGCACCGGACGCAAGCGGGGGCGCTGGCTGAGGTTCATTCTCGGTGCCGGCAAATCGGCCAGCGACTTCGTCCACGAGCATGGCCGCAAGGTCTCGGAGGTGATGACAGCCTCGGTCGTGACCATCACCGAGGACACCGCGCTCGCGGAGATCGTCGATCTCATGGAACGGAACAACGTGAAGCGGCTGCCGGTGGTGCGCGGCGACAAGGTGGTCGGAATCGTGTCCCGCGCCAATTTGCTACAGGCGGTGGCGGGGCTCGCTCGCGAAGTGCCAGATCCGACGGCGGACGACGATCACATTCGCAGCCGCATCATCGACACCATGGAGAAGAACGACTGGTGCCCGTTCGGGCTGAACGTCATCGTCCGTGACGGCATCGTTCACCTCAGTGGCGTCATCACCGAAGAACGCGCACGGCAGGCGGCCATCGTCGCGGCGGAGAACGTCGAAGGCGTGAAGACGGTGCACGACCATCTTTGCTGGGTCGACACCATGTCGGGCGTCTATCTGAACTCGCCCGAGGACGACGAGCTCGCCAAGGCGAGCTGA
- a CDS encoding PHA/PHB synthase family protein produces MNVVQILPRADEPVAHALVNPVADPRAAAAGPEKPAGKPVAADLPPASPPYPLDRAFHAMLARFTGGISPTALSLAWLDWSSHLAAAPQRQMEISSNVLRDTGRLLEAVVHATSQKPWSVIQPQGRDRRFRQPQWEVPPFNLLAQAFLLAERWWHDATIGVRGVSHANEAIVEFSVRQMLDMLAPSNFAATHPQVLEKAFQSGGENFVFGWQNWCSDLMRLLSISKPAGDPQFVVGKTVAASPGKVVYRNELIELIQYYPTTAQVRPEPILIVPAWIMKYYILDLSPQNSLVKYLTAQGFTVFAISWRNPDANDRDVAFDDYRRLGVMAALDTIGRIMPGRKTHALGYCLGGTLLSIAAAAMARDGDRRLGTITLLAAQTDFTEAGELTLFINESQVAFLEDMMWQRGYLDTTQMAGAFQLLRSNELIWSRLSHDYLMGESSPPSDLMAWNADATRLPYRMHSEYLRQLFLKNELAEGRYRVEGRSISLSDIHAPMFVVGTLADHVAPWRSVYKIHYQVDADVTFLLTSGGHNAGVVAPPDDPGHSYQVMTKAADAPYVGADEWLKLAPRVEGSWWPEWAGWLAARSGGPCDPPQIGLGDAPSGLPEAPGDYVRT; encoded by the coding sequence ATGAACGTCGTCCAGATACTTCCACGGGCCGACGAGCCGGTGGCGCATGCTCTCGTCAATCCCGTTGCCGACCCTCGAGCCGCCGCGGCAGGCCCCGAAAAACCCGCAGGCAAGCCGGTCGCCGCAGATCTCCCGCCTGCATCACCCCCGTATCCTCTCGACCGCGCGTTTCATGCCATGCTGGCACGGTTCACGGGCGGGATTTCGCCGACGGCCTTGTCGCTCGCCTGGCTCGATTGGAGCTCGCATCTCGCCGCAGCCCCGCAGCGCCAGATGGAGATTTCCAGCAACGTTCTTCGCGACACCGGCCGGCTGCTGGAAGCTGTCGTGCATGCGACGTCGCAAAAGCCGTGGTCCGTCATTCAGCCGCAGGGACGCGATCGTCGCTTCAGGCAACCACAATGGGAGGTCCCGCCGTTCAATCTGCTAGCGCAGGCGTTTCTGCTCGCAGAGCGCTGGTGGCACGATGCCACCATCGGCGTGCGCGGCGTGTCGCATGCAAATGAGGCCATCGTCGAGTTCTCGGTGCGTCAGATGCTCGACATGCTGGCGCCGTCGAATTTCGCGGCGACCCATCCGCAGGTGCTGGAGAAGGCATTCCAGAGCGGCGGGGAAAATTTCGTCTTCGGCTGGCAGAACTGGTGCAGCGATCTGATGCGTCTGCTTTCGATATCGAAACCGGCGGGCGACCCGCAATTTGTCGTCGGCAAGACAGTGGCGGCTTCGCCTGGCAAGGTCGTCTATCGCAACGAGCTGATCGAGCTGATCCAGTACTATCCGACTACTGCGCAAGTGCGGCCCGAGCCGATCCTGATCGTGCCGGCCTGGATCATGAAATACTACATCCTCGATCTGTCGCCGCAGAATTCGCTGGTCAAGTATCTGACCGCTCAAGGCTTCACTGTGTTCGCGATCTCCTGGCGCAATCCAGATGCCAACGACCGCGATGTCGCCTTCGATGACTATCGCAGGCTGGGCGTCATGGCCGCGCTGGACACGATCGGCCGGATCATGCCGGGTCGGAAGACCCATGCGCTGGGCTATTGTCTGGGCGGAACGTTGCTGTCCATTGCCGCTGCCGCAATGGCGCGCGACGGCGACAGGCGACTCGGCACGATCACGCTCCTTGCCGCCCAGACCGACTTCACCGAGGCCGGCGAGCTGACGCTCTTCATCAACGAGAGCCAGGTCGCCTTCCTCGAAGACATGATGTGGCAGCGTGGTTATCTCGATACGACGCAGATGGCCGGTGCGTTCCAGCTGCTGCGCTCCAACGAGTTAATCTGGTCGCGGCTCTCGCATGACTATCTGATGGGCGAAAGCAGTCCGCCAAGCGACCTGATGGCTTGGAATGCCGATGCGACCCGGCTGCCTTATCGCATGCACTCGGAGTATTTGCGCCAACTGTTTCTCAAGAATGAGCTGGCCGAAGGCCGCTATCGCGTCGAAGGCAGGAGCATCTCGCTCTCGGACATCCATGCGCCGATGTTCGTGGTCGGCACGCTGGCCGATCACGTGGCGCCGTGGCGGTCGGTCTACAAGATTCACTATCAGGTCGATGCCGACGTGACGTTCCTGTTGACCAGCGGCGGCCACAATGCCGGTGTCGTCGCTCCGCCTGATGACCCTGGGCACAGCTATCAGGTCATGACCAAGGCTGCGGACGCGCCCTATGTCGGTGCAGATGAGTGGCTGAAGCTGGCTCCGCGAGTTGAGGGCTCCTGGTGGCCGGAATGGGCCGGATGGCTGGCGGCGCGCTCCGGGGGGCCCTGTGATCCGCCGCAGATCGGGCTTGGCGATGCCCCTTCGGGCCTGCCCGAAGCGCCGGGAGACTACGTCCGCACCTAG
- a CDS encoding CHAD domain-containing protein has protein sequence MARPSTISTTARAMPATRRNALPGRLSPGMACDTAFRIIARRHLDAVLAQHDGTCRGDPDALHQIRIALTHLRTAIRFFAPMVDDALRPNVWAELKWLNSQLGMVRDLDVAIERVVAESGNELAVIAELQHWDEKRAESHRLLARALQSARYRRLVEQTSAWIESGPWSTRRSKEAIRLRRCSLADHATARLTEWETTLLKKARKLSKLDVEKRHKLRLLNKRMTYSVESLADLFTDGSATKRKSILKQLRKAQRSLGQLNDDARGQTLAASLNGVGFQAGNRFLDRKREKKLLRTAAAAYRKLDKAKPFRSSDLAPNAEPED, from the coding sequence ATGGCGCGACCCAGCACGATCTCGACGACCGCCCGCGCAATGCCGGCAACGCGGCGCAATGCCCTGCCCGGCCGCCTCAGCCCCGGCATGGCCTGCGACACGGCGTTCCGGATCATCGCGCGCCGTCACCTCGATGCCGTCCTCGCCCAGCACGACGGCACCTGCCGCGGCGATCCCGACGCCCTGCACCAGATCCGGATCGCGCTGACGCATCTGCGCACCGCCATCCGCTTCTTCGCGCCGATGGTCGACGACGCGCTGCGGCCGAATGTCTGGGCCGAGCTGAAATGGCTCAACAGCCAGCTCGGCATGGTGCGGGACCTCGACGTGGCGATCGAGCGGGTCGTCGCCGAAAGTGGCAACGAGCTCGCCGTGATCGCCGAGCTCCAGCACTGGGACGAGAAGCGCGCCGAGAGCCACCGCCTGCTGGCGCGCGCGTTGCAATCCGCGCGCTATCGCCGCCTGGTCGAGCAGACCTCGGCCTGGATCGAGAGCGGCCCCTGGTCGACGCGGCGCAGCAAGGAAGCCATCAGACTGCGTCGCTGCTCGCTCGCCGACCACGCGACAGCGCGGTTGACCGAGTGGGAGACGACATTGCTCAAGAAGGCCCGGAAGCTGAGCAAGCTCGACGTCGAGAAACGGCACAAGCTGCGCCTCCTCAACAAGCGGATGACCTATTCGGTCGAATCGCTGGCGGATCTGTTTACCGACGGATCAGCGACGAAGCGGAAGTCCATCCTCAAGCAATTGCGCAAGGCGCAAAGATCTCTCGGGCAGTTGAACGATGATGCGCGAGGGCAAACGCTCGCGGCGTCGTTGAACGGTGTCGGCTTCCAGGCCGGCAATCGCTTCCTCGACCGCAAACGGGAAAAGAAGCTGTTGCGAACCGCCGCGGCGGCTTACCGCAAACTGGACAAGGCCAAGCCCTTCCGCTCCTCGGACCTCGCGCCAAATGCAGAGCCTGAGGACTAG
- a CDS encoding AAA family ATPase, which translates to MPKSIRDETEAQNRIFQFLTGRPGVRRIDTHAASVFLDGDRALKIKRAVQFPFLDYSTLDKRKAACEEEIRINRPLAPQIYHRVVAITEEPDGSVKIDGPGRPIEYAVDMSRFDESQTLDHLAKAGPLDENLASAAADAIVASHAAAGRSDGRAWISSIPGLIDGNCNGLGKGNHFDAEEIALLGRASHAMFLRLRTLLEERGQQGFVRRCHGDLHLANIALIGGRPILFDAIEFDAQMATVDVLYDLAFTLMDLLHHDQPLAANIVLNRYLAATPSDNLDALSALPLFMSIRAAIRAQVALARLKPPRSDDAGILDDARRYFGLARALIHPPAPRLIAVGGLSGTGKTVLARALAPVVAPQPGAIVLRSDIVRKQIFGIKDTQRLPPFAYTPEVTARVYGTLARYARRVLAQGHSAIIDGVFAAEGERDAIAALARERNVPLNGLFLVADLATRQARIGSRRGDASDATQEVAAQQERYNIGHVGWATIDASGTQEQTLQSCRDAIAEVK; encoded by the coding sequence ATGCCAAAGTCGATCAGAGATGAGACGGAGGCCCAGAACCGGATATTCCAGTTCCTGACTGGACGTCCTGGCGTGAGACGGATCGATACCCACGCGGCTTCGGTGTTTCTCGACGGCGACCGCGCGCTGAAGATCAAGCGGGCTGTGCAGTTTCCGTTCCTCGACTATTCGACGCTCGATAAGCGCAAGGCGGCCTGCGAGGAGGAGATCAGGATCAACCGGCCGCTGGCGCCGCAGATCTATCATCGCGTCGTGGCGATCACGGAGGAGCCGGATGGGTCGGTGAAGATCGACGGGCCCGGCCGGCCGATCGAGTATGCGGTCGACATGTCGCGCTTCGACGAAAGCCAGACGCTGGATCATCTGGCCAAGGCCGGCCCGCTCGATGAGAATCTGGCTTCGGCTGCCGCCGACGCGATCGTGGCTTCGCATGCGGCGGCGGGCCGCTCCGACGGCAGGGCGTGGATTTCCTCCATCCCCGGCCTGATCGATGGCAACTGCAATGGCCTGGGAAAAGGCAATCATTTCGACGCTGAAGAAATCGCGCTGCTCGGCAGAGCCTCGCATGCGATGTTTCTGCGCCTCCGCACCTTGCTCGAAGAGCGCGGCCAGCAGGGTTTTGTGCGGCGCTGCCACGGCGACCTGCATCTTGCGAACATCGCGTTGATCGGCGGGCGGCCAATCCTGTTCGACGCCATCGAGTTCGATGCCCAGATGGCAACTGTCGACGTGCTCTACGATCTCGCATTCACATTAATGGACTTATTGCACCACGATCAACCGCTCGCGGCCAACATCGTCCTGAACCGATATCTCGCTGCGACACCATCCGACAATCTCGACGCGCTCTCGGCCCTGCCGCTGTTCATGTCGATCCGGGCGGCGATCCGCGCACAGGTGGCGCTGGCACGGCTAAAGCCGCCGCGTTCTGATGATGCCGGCATCCTTGACGATGCACGGCGCTATTTCGGCCTCGCCCGAGCGCTGATCCACCCCCCAGCTCCGCGGCTGATTGCCGTCGGGGGACTGTCCGGCACCGGAAAGACCGTTTTGGCGCGCGCGCTCGCCCCGGTCGTCGCGCCACAGCCGGGGGCGATCGTGCTGCGCAGCGACATCGTCCGCAAGCAGATATTCGGGATCAAGGACACGCAGCGGCTGCCGCCATTCGCATACACGCCAGAGGTCACGGCCCGCGTTTACGGGACATTGGCTCGTTACGCCCGGCGCGTGCTGGCGCAAGGCCATTCGGCGATCATCGACGGTGTATTCGCCGCCGAGGGCGAACGAGACGCGATCGCCGCACTGGCGCGCGAGCGCAACGTCCCGCTGAACGGCCTGTTCCTCGTCGCCGATCTCGCGACCCGGCAGGCGCGAATCGGAAGCCGCCGGGGAGATGCATCCGACGCCACGCAAGAGGTTGCCGCGCAGCAGGAGCGCTATAATATCGGTCATGTCGGTTGGGCGACCATTGATGCATCCGGGACACAGGAGCAGACGCTCCAGAGCTGCCGGGACGCAATCGCTGAGGTCAAATAA
- a CDS encoding zinc-dependent alcohol dehydrogenase family protein, protein MRAMVLPASRAQLRMEERPDPVPGEGQIRVKVSACGVCRTDLHVVDAELPDIRYPIVPGHEIVGRVDLVGPNVATHAPGDRVGIPWLGFTCGKCRFCRDGMENLCEAPLFTGYTRDGGYATHTIADARYAFPLGENGNDVEIAPLLCAGLIGWRSLVMAGSASKLGLYGFGAAGHIIAQVAVWQARSVYAFTRRGDAAAQGLARRIGAVWAGASDETPDEPLDAAIIYAPAGELVPAALRAVRKGGRVVCAGIHMSDIPSFPYELLWEERQLVSVANLTRQDGLDFLRIVPQAGIRTETTAFPLDQANEVLSTLRNGQILGAAVLTP, encoded by the coding sequence ATGCGTGCAATGGTGTTGCCAGCCTCACGAGCGCAGCTCCGGATGGAGGAGCGGCCCGATCCTGTCCCCGGCGAAGGCCAGATCCGGGTGAAGGTCAGCGCCTGCGGCGTATGCCGCACCGATCTTCACGTCGTCGATGCCGAGCTGCCCGATATTCGCTATCCGATCGTGCCTGGTCACGAGATCGTCGGCCGGGTCGATCTCGTGGGTCCGAATGTTGCAACGCATGCACCCGGCGATCGGGTTGGCATTCCCTGGCTTGGTTTTACCTGCGGCAAGTGTCGGTTCTGCCGGGACGGCATGGAAAACCTGTGTGAGGCGCCCCTCTTCACCGGCTACACGCGCGACGGCGGCTACGCAACGCACACGATCGCTGACGCGCGCTACGCGTTTCCACTCGGCGAAAACGGCAATGACGTGGAGATTGCTCCTCTGCTGTGCGCAGGGCTGATCGGCTGGCGCTCGCTGGTAATGGCCGGCTCCGCCAGCAAGCTCGGCCTCTATGGTTTTGGCGCGGCCGGCCACATCATCGCGCAAGTTGCGGTCTGGCAGGCACGATCCGTCTATGCATTCACGCGGCGTGGCGATGCCGCTGCGCAAGGCCTTGCACGCCGTATCGGCGCCGTCTGGGCAGGGGCCTCTGACGAAACGCCGGACGAGCCGCTCGACGCCGCCATCATCTACGCGCCAGCTGGCGAACTCGTCCCGGCCGCGCTGCGCGCCGTACGCAAGGGCGGCCGCGTCGTGTGCGCCGGAATCCACATGTCGGACATTCCAAGCTTTCCATATGAGCTGCTCTGGGAGGAACGGCAGCTGGTCTCGGTGGCCAATCTGACCCGGCAGGATGGCCTCGATTTTCTCAGGATCGTCCCGCAAGCTGGCATACGTACCGAGACCACAGCATTTCCGCTCGATCAGGCCAACGAAGTTCTGAGCACGCTGCGGAATGGCCAGATTCTCGGCGCGGCCGTGCTGACGCCCTGA
- a CDS encoding universal stress protein: protein MAIKDVFLPLVGQPRRPLLTAIEKCVAVAADLGARITALALQEDVFVRPKVLLPDDPAAAEETGSLGTGDMQLLLNAFTDASSRADIRAHGRSAKVPADQIASILAEHGRFSDLTLLPVKPHDSRTEHIIETFLFESGRPLLLCPEQHVDELRPEFENVMIAWDHSARAARAVGDALPVLQAAASVRVVTVADEKTDAIVQSGTALVDHLWEHGVHASFESAKCGGSSIGKVLGSWANSHAIDTIVMGAYHHSRLNEIVWGGVTKTVIGQPPCWVMISH from the coding sequence ATGGCCATCAAGGACGTCTTTCTGCCGCTTGTCGGCCAGCCGCGCCGGCCGCTTCTGACCGCGATCGAGAAATGCGTGGCTGTCGCCGCGGACCTCGGCGCCAGGATCACCGCACTTGCGCTCCAGGAAGATGTTTTCGTGCGGCCGAAAGTGCTGCTGCCGGACGATCCCGCTGCGGCCGAGGAAACAGGGTCGCTTGGGACCGGCGATATGCAACTGCTCCTGAATGCCTTCACAGATGCATCGTCCCGCGCCGACATTCGCGCCCACGGCCGATCGGCCAAGGTGCCCGCAGACCAGATCGCCTCGATCCTGGCCGAACATGGGCGCTTCAGCGATCTTACGTTGCTCCCGGTGAAGCCGCACGACAGCCGAACGGAACACATCATCGAGACGTTCCTGTTCGAATCTGGGCGGCCGCTCCTGCTCTGCCCGGAACAGCATGTCGATGAGCTGCGACCGGAGTTCGAGAACGTCATGATCGCGTGGGATCACTCCGCGCGTGCGGCGCGTGCGGTCGGCGATGCGCTGCCAGTCCTTCAGGCGGCCGCCTCGGTCCGCGTGGTGACTGTGGCGGACGAGAAGACCGACGCGATCGTGCAATCCGGAACGGCTCTCGTCGACCACCTCTGGGAACACGGTGTTCACGCCTCGTTCGAATCGGCGAAATGCGGGGGCAGTTCGATCGGCAAAGTGCTCGGAAGCTGGGCGAATTCCCATGCTATCGATACGATCGTGATGGGCGCTTATCATCATTCGCGCCTCAACGAGATCGTTTGGGGCGGTGTGACAAAGACCGTCATTGGCCAGCCACCGTGCTGGGTTATGATCTCGCACTAG